The Flavobacterium jumunjinense genome includes a region encoding these proteins:
- a CDS encoding DUF2931 family protein gives MEEKFEWLPSESAPKLYPMEIYNGHLFFEDGNSVYIPCSALAHSGWGNDGSTHVTGDDFKPVPIRLEVTWASFVENKFYTGSWALPKEKMTKLFKEGVVAYRTKKKKTYNQIIVGLAPGGVAVVWMYGEGNQVEIGRFQAKETQVAMKDFVPNNPTISQKEYMDLSTELPEAIKNIEQKGGIEFGLWDTYRKKYNWKTNIDIPNYTFEKIAIEMFNGERETLFDEALLKNEFKERAIPDYMSFIITNPKGIHYVFEFKNIDEKEIFNLFQQADASKPIEIVLRMNEDLSNRKLIFKQGDKEIPIKKIDLDNMWEYKK, from the coding sequence ATGGAAGAAAAATTTGAATGGTTGCCCTCAGAAAGCGCACCAAAATTATACCCAATGGAAATTTATAATGGCCATCTTTTTTTTGAAGATGGAAATAGTGTTTATATTCCTTGTTCAGCCTTAGCACATAGTGGTTGGGGTAATGATGGGTCAACTCATGTGACAGGAGATGATTTTAAACCTGTACCAATTAGGTTAGAAGTTACATGGGCCTCTTTTGTAGAAAACAAATTCTATACAGGGAGTTGGGCATTACCCAAAGAAAAAATGACCAAACTTTTTAAAGAAGGAGTAGTTGCTTATAGAACCAAGAAAAAGAAAACATATAATCAAATTATAGTTGGGTTAGCTCCAGGAGGAGTAGCAGTTGTCTGGATGTATGGTGAAGGAAATCAGGTAGAAATTGGTCGTTTTCAAGCTAAAGAAACACAGGTAGCTATGAAGGACTTTGTTCCTAATAACCCAACAATTTCTCAAAAAGAATATATGGATCTTAGTACCGAATTACCCGAAGCTATAAAAAATATCGAACAAAAAGGAGGAATTGAGTTTGGACTTTGGGATACCTATCGTAAAAAATATAATTGGAAAACAAATATTGATATTCCTAATTATACATTTGAGAAAATTGCTATAGAAATGTTTAATGGAGAAAGAGAGACTTTGTTTGATGAAGCACTTTTAAAAAATGAGTTTAAAGAAAGAGCAATTCCTGACTACATGTCATTCATAATTACAAATCCAAAAGGAATACATTATGTTTTCGAGTTTAAGAATATAGACGAAAAAGAAATTTTCAATTTATTCCAACAAGCAGATGCTTCAAAACCAATAGAAATTGTGTTGCGAATGAATGAAGATCTAAGCAATCGTAAATTAATTTTTAAACAAGGAGATAAAGAGATTCCTATCAAAAAAATAGATTTAGATAACATGTGGGAATATAAAAAATAA
- the guaB gene encoding IMP dehydrogenase: MKAHTTKIIGEGLTYDDVLLIPNYSQILPREVSIQSKFSRNITLNVPIASAAMDTVTESAMAIAMAQEGGIGVLHKNMTIEQQAAKVRKVKRAESGMIIDPVTLLLTATVGDAKKAMKEHGIGGIPVVDETMTLKGIVTNRDLRFEKVNERPITEVMTSENLVTAKVGTTLQQAEEILQNHKIEKLLVVSEGNKLAGLITFRDITKLTQKPIANKDTFGRLRVAAALGVTADAVERASALVHAGVDAVIIDTAHGHTKGVVDVLKAVKAAFPNLDVVVGNIATPEAAQYLVENGADGVKVGIGPGSICTTRVVAGVGFPQFSAVLEVAAAIKGSGVPVIADGGIRYTGDIPKAMAAGADCVMLGSLLAGTKESPGETIIFEGRKFKSYRGMGSVEAMKEGSKDRYFQDVEDDVKKLVPEGIVGRVPYKGELAESMLQFIGGLRAGMGYCGAKDIPTLQETGRFIRITASGIGESHPHNVTITKEAPNYSR; this comes from the coding sequence ATGAAAGCACACACTACTAAAATTATTGGAGAAGGTCTAACCTACGATGATGTTCTTCTTATCCCAAATTATTCTCAAATACTCCCAAGAGAAGTTAGTATTCAGTCAAAATTTTCAAGAAATATCACATTAAACGTTCCAATTGCTTCTGCAGCTATGGATACCGTTACAGAAAGTGCAATGGCAATTGCAATGGCACAAGAAGGAGGAATTGGCGTTTTACATAAAAACATGACTATAGAGCAGCAGGCTGCTAAAGTTAGAAAAGTAAAACGTGCAGAATCTGGAATGATAATCGATCCTGTAACTTTACTTTTAACAGCTACTGTTGGCGATGCTAAAAAAGCAATGAAAGAACATGGTATTGGCGGAATTCCTGTAGTAGATGAGACTATGACTTTGAAAGGAATTGTAACTAATAGAGATTTACGTTTCGAAAAAGTAAACGAAAGACCTATTACTGAGGTTATGACTTCTGAAAATTTAGTAACAGCTAAAGTAGGGACAACGTTACAACAAGCAGAAGAAATTTTACAAAACCATAAAATTGAAAAATTATTAGTGGTTTCGGAAGGTAACAAATTAGCGGGTTTAATTACCTTTAGAGATATAACAAAACTAACTCAAAAGCCTATTGCCAATAAAGATACATTTGGTCGATTGAGAGTAGCAGCAGCTTTGGGTGTAACAGCAGATGCAGTAGAAAGAGCTAGCGCACTTGTTCACGCAGGAGTGGATGCTGTAATTATTGATACTGCTCACGGGCACACTAAAGGAGTTGTAGATGTTTTAAAAGCTGTGAAAGCTGCTTTTCCAAATTTAGATGTTGTAGTAGGAAATATCGCAACACCAGAAGCCGCACAATATTTAGTTGAAAATGGAGCAGATGGAGTTAAAGTAGGAATTGGTCCAGGATCAATTTGTACTACACGTGTGGTGGCAGGAGTAGGTTTTCCACAATTTTCAGCAGTACTAGAAGTAGCAGCTGCAATAAAAGGAAGTGGCGTTCCAGTAATTGCTGATGGAGGAATTCGTTACACAGGAGATATTCCAAAAGCAATGGCAGCAGGAGCCGATTGTGTAATGCTAGGTTCATTATTAGCAGGAACAAAAGAATCTCCAGGAGAAACTATTATTTTTGAAGGAAGAAAATTCAAATCTTATAGAGGAATGGGTTCAGTAGAAGCAATGAAGGAAGGTTCTAAAGATCGTTATTTTCAAGATGTTGAAGACGATGTTAAGAAATTAGTTCCAGAAGGTATTGTAGGTAGAGTGCCATACAAAGGAGAATTAGCAGAAAGTATGCTACAATTTATTGGTGGACTTCGTGCAGGTATGGGATATTGTGGTGCTAAAGACATTCCAACTCTTCAAGAAACGGGTCGTTTCATTAGAATTACAGCAAGTGGAATAGGGGAAAGTCATCCACATAACGTAACAATTACTAAAGAAGCGCCAAATTATTCAAGATAA
- a CDS encoding GNAT family N-acetyltransferase, whose protein sequence is MTNNFPTLESNRLLLRQLKDNDIENVFKGLSHPDIIKYYGISFNSLEATQEQMDWFANLEATKTGIWWAICSKDDGTFLGAGGLNDKNEHKAEIGFWLFPEHWGKGYMTEAMPLICAYAFDVLDLNKIEGFVETENNNCKKALAKLQFNLQETQVDCEVKNGKLISIDVYTKMKS, encoded by the coding sequence ATGACAAACAATTTTCCAACTTTAGAATCTAACCGATTATTATTAAGACAACTTAAAGACAACGATATTGAGAATGTTTTTAAAGGACTTTCGCATCCTGACATTATTAAGTATTATGGCATAAGTTTTAACAGTTTAGAGGCAACCCAAGAACAAATGGACTGGTTTGCGAATCTTGAAGCCACAAAAACTGGAATTTGGTGGGCAATTTGTTCAAAGGACGATGGTACTTTTTTAGGAGCTGGTGGTTTGAACGATAAGAATGAACACAAAGCAGAAATTGGTTTTTGGTTGTTTCCAGAACATTGGGGAAAAGGATACATGACAGAAGCTATGCCGTTAATTTGTGCTTATGCTTTTGACGTTTTAGATTTAAATAAAATTGAAGGTTTTGTGGAAACAGAAAACAATAATTGTAAAAAGGCTTTAGCCAAATTGCAATTTAATCTTCAAGAAACACAAGTGGATTGTGAAGTTAAAAACGGAAAGTTAATTAGTATCGATGTGTATACGAAAATGAAATCATAG
- a CDS encoding TonB-dependent receptor domain-containing protein has product MKLKAYNILLLLVTTTLFAQNSVKGKVTNKEGKGLEFVEIYNKATYEFFSTDENGIFEIKNLTKGNNVIVFFQANYKIKEITIEAGVKELKVVLDDLETNLSEVVLIKQNEKLFAINKLKDIEETAIYAGKKTEVISLDKITANKATNNSRQVFAQVVGLTINESNDGGLQLSLGGRGLDPNRTANFNTRQNDYDISADVLGYPESYYATPTEALESIQIVRGAASLQYGTQFGGMINFKIKKPVEKPIELVTRTTLGSYNLFTNFTSLSGTKGKFSYYTYYNYKQGDGFRPNSKFDSKSFFVNLNYQFTKNTSLHLDYTHFNYLAQQAGGLTDFMFAQNPEQSNRSRNWFKVDWNLFALRFKHHFEHNADFSLQLFGLDASRKALGYRSNRVSNPDTEGTVRDLILGDFVNWGAEARYLKKYKFFGNDNAFLIGAKYYQAKNSGVQGPGSSGSDANFGLATAEFPNYRTQSDYAYPNLNFSVFGENIFKITPKFSITPGFRYENIKTQANGFYRKINTDLAGNILLDETVFEENIKERDFFLFGLGLSYKMNNGLEIYANASQNYRSVTFNDIRTANPSAAIDENLTDENGYTSDIGVRGKLLDNVSFDASVYALYYNDKIGEYLTQVPSSAALVRYRDNVGTALTYGFESLIDWNISKTFFRENDHFIWSVFSNLALTNSEYLESDIKNIKGNKVEFVPNYNLKLGTGVGYKNFLTSVQFTYVSSQFTNAENNPIDVNDNTYGIFGEIPAYNVLDFSSSYKWKNFKLEAGVNNVLNNWYFTRRATGYPGPGIIPSEPRVFYATLELVF; this is encoded by the coding sequence ATGAAATTAAAGGCTTATAATATTTTACTTTTACTAGTAACCACAACATTGTTTGCGCAAAATAGTGTGAAAGGAAAAGTAACCAATAAAGAAGGAAAAGGACTCGAATTTGTTGAAATTTATAACAAAGCAACTTATGAGTTCTTCAGTACAGATGAAAACGGAATCTTTGAAATTAAAAATTTAACTAAAGGAAACAACGTTATTGTTTTTTTTCAAGCGAATTATAAAATTAAAGAGATCACCATTGAAGCAGGTGTAAAAGAATTGAAAGTTGTTTTAGATGATTTGGAAACCAATCTTTCCGAAGTAGTACTTATTAAGCAAAATGAAAAATTATTTGCTATAAATAAATTGAAAGACATTGAAGAAACGGCGATTTATGCAGGAAAGAAAACAGAAGTAATTAGTTTAGACAAAATTACGGCCAATAAAGCTACAAACAATTCAAGACAGGTTTTTGCCCAAGTAGTTGGGTTAACCATTAATGAGAGTAATGATGGTGGTTTACAATTGTCCTTAGGAGGTAGAGGTTTAGACCCAAATAGAACAGCTAATTTTAATACACGTCAAAATGATTACGATATTAGTGCTGACGTTTTAGGTTATCCTGAAAGTTATTATGCCACACCTACAGAAGCACTAGAAAGTATTCAAATTGTTCGTGGAGCAGCTTCTTTGCAATATGGAACTCAATTTGGTGGAATGATAAATTTTAAGATAAAGAAACCCGTTGAAAAACCAATAGAATTAGTAACAAGAACAACATTAGGGTCTTATAATTTGTTTACTAACTTCACTAGTTTAAGTGGAACCAAAGGAAAATTTAGCTATTATACCTATTATAATTACAAGCAAGGAGATGGTTTTAGACCTAATTCTAAGTTCGATTCGAAATCTTTTTTTGTTAATTTAAATTATCAATTCACAAAAAACACTTCGTTACATTTAGATTATACGCATTTCAATTATTTGGCACAACAAGCAGGTGGTTTAACCGATTTTATGTTTGCTCAAAACCCAGAACAAAGTAATAGATCAAGAAACTGGTTCAAAGTAGATTGGAATCTTTTTGCCTTACGTTTCAAGCATCATTTCGAACATAATGCCGATTTTTCATTGCAATTATTTGGTCTCGATGCATCAAGAAAGGCATTAGGATATCGTTCCAATCGAGTTTCAAATCCAGATACAGAAGGAACAGTAAGAGATTTAATTCTAGGTGATTTTGTCAATTGGGGAGCAGAGGCACGTTATTTAAAAAAATATAAATTCTTTGGTAATGATAATGCTTTTTTAATTGGAGCAAAATATTATCAGGCAAAAAATTCAGGTGTTCAAGGGCCAGGAAGCTCAGGAAGCGATGCTAATTTCGGCTTAGCAACTGCTGAATTTCCAAATTATAGAACCCAATCAGATTACGCATATCCCAATTTAAACTTTTCAGTTTTTGGAGAGAATATATTCAAAATAACACCTAAATTTTCAATAACACCAGGGTTTCGATATGAGAATATAAAAACACAAGCAAACGGATTTTATAGAAAAATAAATACCGATTTGGCAGGAAACATATTGTTAGACGAAACCGTGTTTGAGGAAAACATAAAAGAAAGAGATTTTTTCCTTTTTGGTTTAGGCTTAAGCTATAAAATGAATAACGGATTAGAAATATATGCCAATGCTTCTCAAAATTATCGATCTGTAACGTTTAATGACATTCGTACTGCAAACCCAAGTGCAGCAATAGATGAAAATTTAACTGATGAAAATGGTTATACTTCAGATATTGGAGTTAGAGGAAAGTTACTAGATAATGTATCTTTCGATGCGAGTGTTTATGCTCTATATTACAATGATAAAATTGGTGAATACCTAACGCAAGTACCTAGTAGTGCAGCTCTTGTTAGATATAGAGACAATGTTGGAACAGCACTTACTTATGGATTTGAATCTTTAATTGATTGGAATATAAGCAAAACATTCTTTAGAGAAAATGATCATTTTATTTGGAGTGTATTTTCAAATTTAGCACTCACCAATTCAGAATATTTAGAGTCGGATATTAAAAATATAAAAGGAAATAAAGTAGAATTTGTTCCCAACTATAATTTAAAATTAGGAACCGGAGTAGGGTATAAAAACTTTTTAACAAGTGTACAGTTCACCTATGTTTCATCTCAGTTCACAAATGCAGAAAATAATCCAATAGATGTTAATGATAATACCTATGGTATTTTTGGAGAAATACCAGCCTATAATGTATTAGATTTTTCATCTTCTTATAAATGGAAAAATTTCAAATTAGAAGCAGGAGTTAATAATGTACTCAATAATTGGTATTTCACAAGGAGAGCAACTGGATATCCAGGACCAGGAATTATTCCATCAGAACCAAGAGTTTTTTATGCAACATTAGAATTGGTTTTTTAG
- a CDS encoding NAD(P)H-dependent oxidoreductase: MKKIFVINGGQKFGHSGGKFNESITKETIAFFENNSSFEVQSTDINNDYIPAEEVEKFAWADVIIYHTPIWWFQLPFGFKEYIDVVFTEGHEKGIYFNDGRSSTNPTRNYGTGGMLKGKKYLVTSSWNAPKEAFTLKDEFFNETSVDNGVLFGFHRMNAFTGMTPLETLHFHDIEKNADVPKEIKRYQEHLTKLFIQ, translated from the coding sequence ATGAAAAAAATATTTGTAATAAATGGAGGTCAAAAGTTTGGTCATTCAGGAGGAAAATTTAACGAATCAATAACAAAAGAAACAATTGCATTTTTCGAAAATAATTCTAGTTTTGAAGTGCAATCTACAGATATAAATAATGATTATATTCCCGCAGAAGAAGTAGAAAAATTTGCTTGGGCAGATGTTATTATTTATCACACACCTATTTGGTGGTTTCAGTTACCTTTTGGTTTTAAAGAGTATATTGATGTTGTTTTTACAGAAGGCCATGAAAAAGGAATTTACTTTAATGATGGTCGTTCGTCTACAAATCCAACTCGAAATTATGGAACAGGTGGTATGCTTAAAGGTAAAAAATACTTAGTAACAAGTTCTTGGAATGCTCCAAAGGAAGCTTTTACTTTGAAAGATGAGTTTTTTAATGAAACCAGTGTTGATAATGGAGTATTGTTTGGATTTCATCGTATGAATGCATTTACAGGTATGACACCATTAGAGACTTTGCATTTTCATGATATTGAAAAAAATGCAGATGTTCCAAAAGAAATTAAAAGATATCAAGAACATTTAACAAAACTATTTATACAATAA
- a CDS encoding sulfatase-like hydrolase/transferase has product MEFKQKLKELGQQPDMILIITDEQRATQHFPPGWEQENLKTLTFLKQNGFSFDRAFCNTCMCSPSRTTLFTGIYPAKHGVSQTLTEGGLLSPQEPTLDTSLPNIMNTLWAEGYDVQYRGKWHMSKGVAPNGTKTNYEDLTAADISLFGAMGWVAPDAGEDVNPLNFGGGFANHDAKYTAEAIQYLKEVKEKRRNGHHQPYLLVLSLVNPHDVLAYPNSAGTSGYHPSSWSGREIGLPDTVDEQLIRNKKPMVQEQILINMAVSLGQINSTEEKLNYINFYASLLKEVDKELGYFIDELYKEDVKGERLADKAIVTFTSDHGEMGLAHGGLRQKTFVAYEEALRVPLVISNPVLFNKDSQQNSMKLATLVDIMPTLMEIANVATPPTGLAGTSLLPIIEEGKAVQESILFTYDDIKAGSNNSWNIVRAANRIRCIRTEKWKFAYYFDAFGAYFKQFELYDLINDPSEYTNLAYDPAYDAIKNELAQQLHALEIEKLRVNTPTI; this is encoded by the coding sequence ATGGAATTTAAACAAAAACTGAAAGAATTGGGCCAACAACCCGACATGATTCTGATTATTACTGATGAGCAACGTGCAACACAGCATTTCCCACCAGGATGGGAACAAGAAAACCTTAAAACACTTACATTTCTGAAACAAAATGGCTTTAGTTTTGACAGAGCATTTTGTAATACGTGTATGTGTTCTCCAAGTCGTACTACCTTATTCACAGGTATTTACCCTGCAAAACATGGAGTATCGCAAACGCTTACTGAGGGTGGATTGCTATCTCCCCAAGAACCCACACTTGACACTTCTTTACCCAACATTATGAACACGCTTTGGGCAGAAGGTTATGATGTGCAATATCGTGGCAAATGGCACATGAGTAAAGGAGTTGCTCCTAATGGAACTAAAACAAATTATGAAGATCTTACTGCTGCCGATATTTCTTTATTTGGTGCAATGGGTTGGGTGGCTCCCGATGCAGGTGAAGATGTTAACCCACTTAATTTTGGTGGAGGCTTTGCGAATCATGATGCTAAATATACTGCCGAAGCGATTCAATATTTAAAAGAAGTGAAAGAAAAACGTAGAAACGGACACCATCAACCCTATTTATTAGTTCTTTCGCTTGTAAACCCTCATGATGTTTTGGCCTATCCTAATTCAGCTGGCACTTCTGGTTATCATCCTAGTAGTTGGTCGGGAAGAGAAATTGGACTTCCTGATACGGTTGATGAACAGTTAATTCGCAATAAAAAACCAATGGTACAAGAGCAAATTTTAATTAATATGGCAGTGAGTCTTGGGCAAATTAATTCAACTGAAGAGAAACTGAACTATATTAATTTTTATGCTTCCCTTTTAAAAGAGGTCGATAAGGAATTAGGCTATTTCATTGATGAATTATACAAAGAAGATGTAAAAGGAGAACGTTTGGCAGACAAAGCGATTGTTACTTTCACTTCTGATCATGGAGAAATGGGACTAGCACATGGTGGCTTGCGTCAAAAAACATTTGTTGCCTATGAAGAAGCTTTGCGTGTGCCATTAGTTATTTCAAATCCAGTTTTATTCAACAAAGACAGTCAACAAAACTCAATGAAATTAGCTACTTTGGTAGATATTATGCCTACTTTAATGGAAATAGCAAACGTAGCTACTCCTCCTACTGGACTAGCTGGAACAAGTTTATTACCTATTATTGAAGAAGGAAAAGCTGTTCAAGAAAGCATTTTATTTACCTATGATGATATTAAAGCGGGTTCAAATAATAGTTGGAATATCGTTAGAGCGGCCAATCGCATTCGTTGCATTAGAACCGAAAAATGGAAGTTTGCCTACTATTTTGATGCTTTTGGTGCTTATTTTAAACAATTTGAATTGTATGATTTAATTAATGACCCATCGGAATATACTAATCTTGCGTATGATCCTGCCTATGATGCTATCAAAAATGAATTAGCACAACAATTGCACGCCTTAGAAATTGAAAAATTAAGAGTGAATACACCAACTATATAA
- a CDS encoding LysR family transcriptional regulator, which translates to MVNLEWYRTFKAIYKTGTLTGAAVELFISQPGVSLHLSSLENYVGYKLFNRTGRKMIPTERGKVLYNFIVNALSKLEEAEKNFQRSTEKHTPTISIGMCFETFQITLEQYISTLPFNVIIQFGEYPEMVENLEKGILDLIITPQIVPKNTIDYEAFSSETIVLVGGNEINASEFKALEKKNNLEETENWLKQQKWYGTTGDMEHLRRFWQLNFNKNADFRPNYIVPNLNSIVRCLSSGKGLAVVPDFLCKKELDNHQIQLIWKGKKPLKNTLHFATRKKTMYVDEIKLIKKLFIELM; encoded by the coding sequence ATGGTAAATTTAGAATGGTATCGCACTTTTAAAGCAATTTATAAAACAGGAACATTAACAGGTGCAGCAGTTGAATTATTCATTTCTCAACCTGGTGTTAGTTTGCATTTGAGTTCATTGGAAAACTATGTTGGATACAAACTTTTTAATCGTACAGGAAGAAAAATGATTCCGACTGAAAGAGGAAAAGTTTTATATAACTTTATAGTTAATGCATTAAGCAAACTTGAAGAAGCTGAGAAAAACTTTCAGAGAAGTACCGAAAAACATACACCTACAATTAGTATTGGAATGTGTTTTGAAACCTTTCAAATTACTTTAGAACAATATATTTCTACACTTCCTTTTAATGTGATTATACAGTTTGGAGAATATCCAGAAATGGTTGAAAATTTAGAAAAAGGTATTCTAGATCTTATCATTACACCTCAAATTGTTCCTAAAAATACAATCGATTATGAAGCTTTTTCATCGGAAACTATTGTTTTGGTTGGTGGAAATGAAATAAATGCTTCCGAATTTAAAGCTCTTGAAAAAAAGAACAATCTTGAAGAAACTGAAAACTGGTTAAAGCAGCAAAAATGGTATGGAACAACTGGAGATATGGAACACTTACGTCGATTTTGGCAATTAAATTTCAATAAGAATGCCGATTTTCGTCCCAATTATATCGTACCCAATTTAAATTCAATTGTACGTTGCTTAAGTAGCGGAAAAGGTCTTGCAGTTGTGCCTGATTTTTTATGTAAAAAAGAATTAGACAACCATCAAATTCAGTTAATTTGGAAAGGAAAAAAGCCCTTAAAAAATACTTTACATTTTGCTACGCGTAAAAAAACAATGTATGTAGATGAAATTAAACTTATTAAAAAACTATTTATAGAATTGATGTAG
- a CDS encoding T6SS phospholipase effector Tle1-like catalytic domain-containing protein has product MGTNISFGDYTPPPPPNGIVNIRIGVFLDGTMNNRTNTNARLGKEGDKGNKGYKKYSGDDSYENDWSNIARLETAYIEKPDKFISKIYIEGIGTEDFDRDSSYFTKGAGGAFGAGSTGIVAKVKKGCEKAVEKISKLKNDNDVKIIYIDVFGFSRGAAAARNFVYEVTKDKYKPIEAWVENENGTRDLEKRDSHGAKTDLEMLPKYGHLGLKLTEAGIDVNNIIVKVQFVGLYDTVSSYDPSTNGSFKNFENDVEELHLNGIRKAAKVIQLAAEDEHRTNFMLTSVKAAGGSEFSLPGVHCDIGGAYVHDSPDNVQLLDFDNIAFDGYDDDEWDTVLNNDLNNLITQGWYKEKEVVRPNKWHETYGKRSNISNRYSFIPLHIMGEKVFDFQKEAMNLDKLNKKFPIPDGTEDSKYPLDLTKVKKRLDKYISGEKPKMTYYTNAQIKVFREQLANKKMTIEKFNLIVNDHNMLLELRNKYFHWSAKFGEVGLGPNYEFTNKFTIRRFRKTAKDS; this is encoded by the coding sequence ATGGGAACAAACATTAGTTTTGGAGATTATACTCCGCCACCACCTCCAAATGGAATAGTCAATATAAGAATTGGAGTATTCCTAGATGGAACAATGAATAATAGAACAAATACAAATGCTAGACTAGGAAAAGAAGGTGACAAAGGGAATAAGGGATATAAAAAATATAGCGGAGATGATAGTTATGAAAATGACTGGTCTAATATTGCTAGACTTGAAACTGCATATATTGAAAAACCAGATAAATTTATATCTAAAATATATATTGAAGGAATTGGAACTGAAGATTTTGATAGAGATAGTTCCTATTTTACAAAAGGTGCAGGTGGAGCCTTTGGAGCAGGTTCTACAGGCATAGTCGCTAAAGTTAAAAAAGGTTGTGAAAAAGCAGTAGAAAAAATAAGTAAACTAAAAAACGATAATGATGTAAAAATTATTTATATCGATGTTTTTGGTTTTAGCCGAGGTGCAGCTGCTGCTAGAAATTTTGTCTATGAAGTAACCAAAGATAAATACAAACCAATTGAAGCATGGGTTGAAAATGAAAATGGTACCCGAGATTTAGAAAAACGCGATAGCCATGGTGCTAAAACAGACTTAGAAATGTTACCAAAATATGGTCATTTAGGGTTGAAATTAACAGAAGCAGGAATTGATGTAAATAATATTATTGTTAAAGTTCAGTTTGTAGGTTTGTATGACACTGTTTCATCTTATGACCCTAGTACAAATGGATCATTTAAAAATTTTGAAAATGATGTTGAAGAACTTCATTTGAATGGTATTAGAAAAGCAGCTAAGGTGATTCAACTAGCCGCTGAAGATGAGCATAGAACAAATTTCATGCTTACAAGTGTGAAAGCAGCTGGAGGAAGCGAATTTTCTTTACCCGGAGTACACTGCGATATTGGAGGAGCCTATGTTCATGATTCACCAGATAATGTTCAACTACTAGATTTTGATAATATAGCTTTTGATGGGTATGACGATGATGAATGGGACACCGTATTGAATAATGATTTAAATAATTTAATTACGCAAGGTTGGTACAAAGAAAAAGAAGTAGTTAGACCTAACAAATGGCATGAAACATACGGAAAAAGATCAAATATTAGCAACAGATATAGCTTTATACCCTTACATATTATGGGCGAAAAAGTATTTGATTTTCAAAAAGAGGCAATGAATTTAGATAAACTAAATAAAAAATTCCCAATTCCTGACGGTACTGAAGACTCCAAATACCCACTTGATTTAACAAAAGTAAAAAAACGATTAGATAAATATATTTCAGGAGAAAAACCTAAAATGACATACTATACTAATGCTCAAATAAAGGTGTTTAGAGAGCAACTAGCAAACAAAAAGATGACAATAGAAAAATTTAATTTAATAGTAAACGATCATAATATGCTATTAGAGTTGAGAAATAAATATTTCCATTGGTCCGCAAAATTCGGAGAGGTTGGATTAGGTCCTAATTATGAATTTACTAATAAATTTACTATTCGCAGATTTAGAAAAACAGCAAAAGACTCCTAA
- a CDS encoding putative quinol monooxygenase, whose amino-acid sequence MAIHLTVILKAKEELTNEVKNQLFQLVEHSRKEKGCLQYDLHQSTTESNVFVLHEVWENQEILDLHNSQDYLKNFFALAPSLLAVTPNVIFTNKLV is encoded by the coding sequence ATGGCTATACATTTAACAGTAATTTTAAAAGCTAAAGAAGAACTTACTAATGAAGTAAAAAATCAGTTATTTCAATTAGTGGAGCATTCAAGAAAAGAAAAAGGTTGTTTGCAATATGACTTGCATCAGAGTACTACTGAATCGAATGTATTTGTTTTACATGAGGTTTGGGAAAATCAAGAAATTTTGGATTTGCATAATTCTCAGGACTATTTAAAGAATTTTTTCGCACTTGCTCCAAGTTTGTTGGCAGTGACACCAAATGTTATTTTTACGAATAAACTCGTTTAA